In the genome of Populus trichocarpa isolate Nisqually-1 chromosome 6, P.trichocarpa_v4.1, whole genome shotgun sequence, one region contains:
- the LOC7497643 gene encoding protein LEAD-SENSITIVE 1, translating into MGLLSNRISKESLKPGDHIYSWRTAYIYAHHGIYIGDDKVVHFTRRGQEVGTGTVLDVLLLSSGPARSTVPCSNCTMQQDGHGVILSCLNCFLAGGILYRFEYTVSPALFLAKVRGGTCTLAVSDSNDIVVHRAKYLLENGFGCYNVFKNNCEDFAIYCKTSLLIVDQGTMGQSGQAVSIIGGPLAAVLSTPMRLVTTNIYGMAATAVGVYCASRYAADIGMRRDVVKVSAEDLTRRLATGLLQVIEPQISAAPIQATYS; encoded by the exons ATGGGGCTGCTTTCTAACAG GATTAGTAAGGAAAGCCTGAAACCAGGAGATCATATATATTCATGGAGGACTGCTTATATCTACGCCCATCACG GAATCTACATTGGGGATGATAAAGTAGTTCATTTTACCAGGCGCGGCCAAGAAGTAGGAACAGGGACTGTGCTGGATGTCCTCTTGTTGAGCTCAGGACCAGCCCGCTCCACTGTGCCTTGTTCCAACTGCACTATGCAGCAAGATGGTCATGGGGTCATCCTCTCATGCCTGAACTGCTTCCTTGCTGGTGGCATCTTGTATCGGTTTGAGTATACTGTCAGCCCTGCTCTCTTTCTTGCAAAAGTGCGAGGTGGAACTTGTACTCTTGCTGTCTCAGACTCAAATGACATTGTGGTCCATCGAGCGAAATACCTTCTTGAAAACGGATTTGGTTGTTATAATGTATTCAAGAACAACTGTGAAGATTTCGCTATTTATTGCAAAACTAGCCTGCTTATTGTGGATCAAGGAACAATGGGACAGAGTGGCCAAGCAGTATCCATCATAGGGGGGCCTCTTGCAGCTGTTTTATCTACACCAATGCGTCTTGTGACCACCAATATTTATGGGATGGCAGCAACAGCTGTCGGGGTTTATTGCGCTAGCAGGTATGCTGCTGATATTGGCATGAGGAGGGATGTAGTGAAGGTGTCAGCAGAGGATTTGACAAGGAGGCTTGCAACAGGCCTTCTCCAGGTGATTGAACCCCAAATTTCAGCGGCACCAATCCAAGCGACGTATTCTTGA
- the LOC7484698 gene encoding uncharacterized protein LOC7484698, whose product MPQGDYIELHRKRHGYRLDHFERKRKKEAREVHKHSERAQKALGIKGKMIAKKNYAEKALMKKTLAMHEESTSRRKVDDDVQDGAVPAYLLDRENTTRAKILSNSIKQKRKEKAGKWEVPLPKVRPVAEDEMFKVIRSGKRKTKQWKRMVTKATFVGPGFTRKPPKYERFIRPTGLRFTKAHVTHPELKCTFNLEIIGVKKNPNGPTYTSLGVITKGTIIEVNVSELGLVTPAGKVVWGKYAQVTNNPENDGCINAVLLV is encoded by the exons ATG CCGCAAGGAGATTACATAGAGCTGCACAGGAAGAGGCATGGATACCGCCTCGACCACTTCGAGCGCAAGCGCAAGAAGGAGGCGCGTGAAGTCCACAAACACTCTGAGAGAGCCCAGAAG GCATTGGGTATTAAAGGAAAGATGATTGCGAAGAAAAATTATGCTGAGAAGGCTCTCATGAAGAAAAC ATTGGCTATGCATGAGGAGTCAACATCTAGGCGCAAGGTGGATGATGACGTTCAAGATGGAGCTGTTCCTGCCTATCTTTTGGATCGTGAAAACACTACACGAGCAAAG ATTCTTAGCAACAGTATAAAGCAAAAGAGGAAAGAGAAGGCTGGAAAATGGGAGGTCCCTCTACCTAAG gtGAGGCCTGTTGCAGAGGATGAAATGTTTAAAGTTATTCGATCTGGGAAACGGAAGA CCAAGCAGTGGAAGAGAATGGTCACAAAGGCCACATTTGTGGGACCAGGTTTTACAAGAAAACCTCCCAAGTATGAGCGTTTTATTCGTCCTACTGGGTTGCGATTTACTAAGGCTCATGTTACACACCCTGAACTCAAGTGCACCTTCAACCTTGAGATCATTGGAGTAAAGAAAAACCCTAATGGTCCTACGTACACATCTCTTGGTGTTATCACTAAGGGCACTATCATTGAG GTGAATGTTAGTGAATTAGGTCTTGTCACACCAGCTGGTAAAGTTGTATGGG GGAAGTATGCTCAAGTAACAAATAACCCAGAGAATGATGGTTGTATAAATGCAGTTCTACTTGTTTAG